One part of the Streptomyces nigra genome encodes these proteins:
- the dapB gene encoding 4-hydroxy-tetrahydrodipicolinate reductase, with protein MSKLRVAVLGAKGRIGSEAVRAVEAAEDMELVAALSRGDKLETLAETGAEVAVELTTPDSVMANLEYCVGHGIHAVVGTTGWTDERLARLRGWLDASPTTGVLIAPNFSIGAVLTMKFAQIAAPYFESVEVVELHHPKKVDAPSGTATRTAQLIAEARRAAGTAPAPDATETALDGARGANVDGVPVHAVRLRGLLAHQEVLLGGEGETLTVRHDSLHHSSFMPGILLGARRVVTTPGLTFGLEHFLDLS; from the coding sequence ATGAGCAAGCTGCGCGTGGCGGTCCTCGGCGCCAAGGGCCGGATCGGCTCCGAGGCGGTACGGGCGGTCGAGGCCGCCGAGGACATGGAGCTGGTCGCCGCCCTGAGCCGGGGCGACAAGCTGGAGACCCTGGCGGAGACCGGCGCCGAGGTGGCCGTCGAACTCACCACGCCCGACTCGGTGATGGCCAACCTGGAGTACTGCGTCGGCCACGGCATCCACGCCGTCGTCGGCACGACCGGCTGGACCGACGAGCGCCTCGCGCGGCTGCGGGGCTGGCTCGACGCCTCGCCGACGACGGGCGTGCTCATCGCGCCGAACTTCTCCATCGGCGCCGTCCTGACGATGAAGTTCGCGCAGATCGCCGCGCCCTACTTCGAGTCCGTCGAGGTCGTCGAACTGCACCACCCGAAGAAGGTCGACGCCCCCTCCGGCACCGCCACGCGCACCGCACAGCTCATCGCCGAGGCGCGCCGGGCCGCCGGCACCGCACCGGCTCCGGACGCCACGGAGACCGCCCTGGACGGCGCCCGCGGCGCCAACGTCGACGGGGTGCCCGTCCACGCGGTCCGGCTGCGCGGCCTGCTCGCCCACCAGGAGGTCCTCCTCGGCGGCGAGGGCGAGACCCTCACCGTCCGCCACGACTCCCTGCACCACAGCAGCTTCATGCCGGGCATCCTGCTCGGCGCGCGGC
- a CDS encoding M16 family metallopeptidase, with product MTSISSTTTARTSSEARAVARTQTLIKGRNGIGTVRKTTLPGGLRIVTETLPSVRSATFGIWAHVGSRDETPTLNGATHYLEHLLFKGTDRRSALDISAAIDAVGGEMNAFTAKEYTCYYARVLDADLPLAIDVVCDMLTGSLIREEDVDVERGAILEEIAMTEDDPGDCVHDLFAHTMFGDNPLGRPVLGTVDTVNALTADRIRRFYRKHYDPTHLVVAAAGNVDHQKVVRQVRAAFEKAGAFKDPAATPVAPRDGRRSIRAAGRVELVGRKTEQAHVVLGMPGLARTDERRWALGVLNTALGGGMSSRLFQEVREKRGLAYSVYSYTSGFADCGLFGVYAGCRPSQVHDVLKICRDELDQVAEHGLSDDEIDRAIGQLRGSTVLGLEDTGALMNRIGKSELCWGEQMSVDDMLSHIAAVTPDDVRAVARDILGVRPSPSVIGPLKDKQAARLHDAVA from the coding sequence GTGACGTCGATCAGCTCCACGACGACGGCCCGCACCTCCTCGGAGGCGCGGGCCGTCGCCCGTACCCAAACCCTGATCAAGGGCCGCAACGGCATCGGCACGGTCCGCAAGACCACCCTCCCCGGCGGCCTGCGCATCGTCACCGAGACCCTGCCCTCGGTGCGCTCCGCGACCTTCGGCATCTGGGCCCACGTCGGCTCCCGCGACGAGACGCCCACGCTGAACGGCGCCACTCACTATCTGGAACACCTGCTGTTCAAGGGCACCGACCGCAGGTCCGCCCTGGACATCTCGGCCGCGATCGACGCGGTCGGCGGCGAGATGAACGCCTTCACGGCCAAGGAGTACACGTGCTACTACGCACGCGTGCTCGACGCCGACCTGCCGCTCGCCATCGACGTCGTCTGCGACATGCTGACGGGCTCGCTGATCCGTGAGGAGGACGTCGACGTCGAGCGCGGCGCCATCCTCGAAGAGATCGCGATGACCGAGGACGACCCGGGCGACTGTGTGCACGACCTGTTCGCGCACACCATGTTCGGCGACAACCCCCTCGGCCGCCCCGTCCTCGGCACCGTCGACACGGTCAACGCGCTCACCGCGGACCGCATACGGCGCTTCTACAGGAAGCACTACGACCCGACACACCTGGTCGTGGCCGCCGCGGGCAACGTCGACCACCAGAAGGTCGTCCGGCAGGTCCGCGCCGCGTTCGAGAAGGCGGGCGCCTTCAAGGACCCGGCCGCCACCCCCGTCGCCCCGCGCGACGGACGGCGGTCCATCCGGGCGGCCGGCCGCGTCGAACTGGTCGGCCGCAAGACCGAGCAGGCCCATGTCGTCCTCGGCATGCCCGGCCTGGCCCGCACCGACGAGCGCCGCTGGGCGCTCGGCGTCCTCAACACCGCCCTCGGCGGCGGCATGTCCTCCCGGCTCTTCCAGGAGGTCCGCGAGAAGCGCGGCCTGGCCTACAGCGTGTACTCGTACACCTCCGGCTTCGCCGACTGCGGACTGTTCGGGGTGTACGCGGGCTGTCGGCCCTCGCAGGTCCACGACGTGCTGAAGATCTGCCGGGACGAGCTCGACCAGGTCGCCGAGCACGGTCTGTCCGACGACGAGATCGACCGCGCCATCGGCCAGCTCCGCGGCTCCACGGTCCTCGGCCTGGAGGACACCGGCGCGCTGATGAACCGTATCGGCAAGAGCGAGCTGTGCTGGGGCGAGCAGATGTCCGTCGACGACATGCTGTCCCACATCGCGGCCGTGACCCCCGACGACGTGCGCGCGGTCGCCCGCGACATCCTGGGCGTACGGCCCTCGCCGTCGGTCATCGGCCCGCTGAAGGACAAGCAGGCGGCCCGGCTGCACGACGCCGTCGCCTGA